One part of the Natator depressus isolate rNatDep1 chromosome 28, rNatDep2.hap1, whole genome shotgun sequence genome encodes these proteins:
- the AURKB gene encoding aurora kinase B — MAYKENVTPGTSISLAKYGVLNGPGPQRVPRKDPYMPSGTPSESLLAQRAMASANKIILKSSSIQKPAVPGRVPAEPSSGPQAAQPTPQRVFTINDFEIGRPLGKGKFGNVYLARERASRFIVALKVLFKSQMEKEGVEHQLRREIEIQSHLQHPNILRLYNYFHDKKRVYLILEYAPRGELYKELQKCRQFNEQKTATLMEELADALIYCHAKKVIHRDIKPENLLMGLKGELKIADFGWSVHAPSLRRRTMCGTLDYLPPEMIEGKTHDEKVDLWCIGVLCYELLVGQPPFESSTHTETYRRITKVDLQFPPFMSEGSRDLISKLLRHNPAERLPLQAVLEHPWVKAHSRRVLPPVFNPAPAN; from the exons ATGGCCTACAAGGAGAATGTGACCCCTGGTACCAGCATCAGCCTGGCCAAG TATGGGGTGCTGAACGGGCCAGGCCCCCAGCGAGTCCCCCGGAAGGATCCCTACATGCCCAGTGGCACCCCCTCCGAGTCGCTGCTGGCGCAGAGAGCCATGGCCAGCGCCAACAAGATTATCCTGAAGTCCTCCAGCATCCAGAAGCCGG CTGTCCCGGGCAGGGTGCCCGCTGAACCCAGCTCCGGTCCCCAGGCGGCTCAGCCCACCCCACA GCGAGTCTTTACCATCAATGACTTTGAGATCGGGCGCCCGCTGGGCAAGGGGAAGTTCGGGAACGTGTACCTGGCCCGGGAGCGGGCGTCCCGGTTCATCGTGGCGCTCAAGGTGCTCTTCAAGTCGCAGATGGAGAAGGAGGGCGTGGAGCACCAGCTGCGGCGGGAGATCGAGATCCAGTCCCATCTCCA ACACCCCAACATCCTGCGCCTCTATAATTACTTCCATGACAAGAAGCGGGTCTACCTGATCCTGGAGTACGCGCCCCGCGGCGAGCTCTACAAGGAGCTGCAGAAATGCCGGCAGTTCAACGAGCAGAAGACCGCCACG CTCATGGAGGAGCTCGCTGACGCGCTCATTTACTGCCACGCCAAGAAGGTGATCCACCGCGACATCAAGCCGGAGAACCTCCTCATGGGCCTCAAGGGCGAGCTCAAGATCGCGGACTTCGGCTGGTCCGTGCACGCGCCCTCACTCAG GCGGAGGACCATGTGCGGCACGCTGGATTACTTGCCCCCCGAGATGATCGAGGGCAAGACGCACGACGAGAAGGTGGATCTGTGGTGCATCGGGGTCTTGTGCTATGAGCTCCTGGTGGGGCAGCCGCCCTTCGAGAGCTCCACCCACACGGAGACATATCGCCGCATCACCAAG GTGGATCTGCAGTTCCCGCCATTCATGTCGGAAGGCTCCCGGGACCTGATCTCCAAGCTGCTGCGCCATAACCCTGCCGAGCGGCTGCCGCTGCAGGCCgtcctggagcacccctgggTGAAGGCCCACTCCCGCCGGGTGCTGCCGCCCGTCTTCAACCCCGCCCCTGCCAACTag